From a region of the Arachis ipaensis cultivar K30076 chromosome B09, Araip1.1, whole genome shotgun sequence genome:
- the LOC110266912 gene encoding pentatricopeptide repeat-containing protein At3g56030-like, translated as MIKKYIDVFTVDFMSLELVLVLQIIDIVLVLLSYLSGDFHALRDALNKHIQDNCFNTKSTFDFVTDETFSSSLLQTLSTLNRGITRKNAFNSLITRLRKFQRVIHVIEHMARTDARGCRPSVTTFYPGLSRRVVDFMSTLGVNLDLTGHNYFFVAHCYAGDVAAVAGILKKMEEDGIGLHFFLHSFKPLNFASIFNSLSIAFRFSPSVNKIKSCGKYLDDDFFSLVDFLSAFAAISKASCLSRSSSPT; from the exons atgataaaaaaatatattgatgTATTCACGGTTGATTTTATGTCTCTGgaacttgtacttgttctccagattattgACATTGTTCTTGTATTGTTGTCAT ACCTCTCCGGCGACTTCCATGCTCTCCGCGACGCCCTCAACAAGCACATCCAAGACAACTGCTTCAACACGAAGTCCACCTTCGACTTTGTCACCGATGAAACCTTCTCCTCTTCCCTCCTTCAAACCCTATCCACCCTCAACCGCGGCATCACTCGCAAGAACGCGTTCAATTCCCTCATCACACGCCTCCGCAAGTTCCAGCGCGTCATCCACGTCATCGAACATATGGCACGTACCGACGCCAGAGGCTGCCGCCCCAGTGTGACCACCTTCTACCCC GGTTTGTCACGGCGCGTGGTGGATTTCATGTCCACGCTTGGCGTGAATCTGGATCTGACGGGACACAACTACTTCTTCGTTGCACACTGCTACGCTGGAGACGTGGCTGCCGTTGCcggaattttgaagaagatggaGGAAGATGGGATTG GACTTCATTTCTTCTTACATAGTTTTAAGCCATTAAACTTTGCTTCCATCTTCAACAGCCTCTCTATAGCATTCAGGTTCTCCCCTTCAGTCAATAAGATAAAGTCATGTGGAAAATACCTTGACGATGACTTCTTTTCTCTTGTAGACTTTTTAAGTGCATTTGCAGCGATTTCCAAAGCTAGTTGTTTATCAagatcatcatcaccaacttga
- the LOC107619089 gene encoding plastid-lipid-associated protein 6, chloroplastic, producing MASLNLFPHTSSPSCSSSSSSSSFRSGCSFLRPNSSVNLQSFRRTHTRSLSLVVKSTAGDTSVADPPPSFSGDRVSSSDSISSLKLTLLSAVSGLNRGLAANEDDLRKADAAAKELEAAGGLVDLSADLDKLQGRWRLIYSSAFSSRTLGGSRPGPPTGRLLPITLGQVFQRIDILSKDFDNIVEVQLGAPWPFPPLDATATLAHKFELIGSSKIKITFEKTTVKTAGNLSQLPPFELPRIPDSFRPPSNTGSGEFEVTYLDTDTRITRGDRGELRVFVIS from the exons ATGGCTTCTCTCAACTTGTTCCCTCACACCTCTTCACCTTCttgttcctcctcctcctcctcctcctcctttagGAGCGGTTGCTCCTTTCTGAGGCCAAACTCTTCCGTTAACCTTCAAAGCTTTCGCCGCACTCACACCCGCAGCCTCAGCCTTGTCGTGAAATCAACAGCGGGTGACACATCTGTGGCTGACCCTCCTCCTTCTTTCTCAGGGGACCGGGTCTCTTCTTCTGATTCTATCTCCTCTCTCAAGCTCACTCTCCTG AGTGCTGTTTCTGGGCTGAATAGAGGTCTTGCTGCAAACGAGGATGATCTGAGAAAGGCAGATGCTGCAGCTAAGGAACTCGAAGCTGCCGGAGGACTAGTTGATCTCTCGGCTGACCTCGATAAATTGCAAGGAAGATGGAGACTGATATATAGCAGTGCATTCTCATCTCGTACTCTAGGCGGCAGCCGGCCTGGACCTCCCACCGGAAGACTCCTTCCTATAACTCTTGGACAG GTTTTTCAACGAATTGACATCTTGAGCAAAGATTTTGATAATATAGTGGAGGTTCAATTGGGTGCTCCGTGGCCCTTCCCCCCACTTGATGCAACAGCGACGTTAGCTCATAAATTTGAACTCATAG GATCATCAAAGATCAAAATTACATTTGAGAAAACCACTGTGAAGACAGCTGGGAATTTATCACAGTTGCCGCCGTTTGAGTTACCTCGAATTCCTGATTCATTCAGGCCTCCGTCTAATACAGGAAGTGGAGAATTCGAAGTTACCTATCTTGACACAGATACTCGCATCACGAGAGGAGATAGAGGCGAGCTCAGAGTCTTTGTGATTTCATGA